A stretch of DNA from Spirochaetaceae bacterium:
ACAGGGTGGGAATCATCAGCAGGAGCCGGCGGATGATGTAGGCTCTCATGTCACATCACGTCAGTTCCGACGGGTAGAGGAAAACCGGGGGGCCTGAGCCCCCCAGTCTCAGCGGGCACTAGTTTACCAGTACTAATTTAGCAGTTCTGCCTTCAGCTCCTGGTCAATCCAGACACGGGCGTACAGGTCGCTCATTTGCCAATTCCCCATGGTCGCTTCGCCGTTATACCCCTTCAACCACGGCTGGCTGACATGATACATCGGGGAAACGGGACCCCAGATATTCCAATGTTGCTCCAGCGCGTACATGTCTATCTCGCGGAACCACCCGTGGTACTCGTCGAGACTCGTGCTCGCCTTCAGGGCATCAATCATGGCGTCCATGTGAGGATCGCTGACGACCGCGGCGTTACCTGAAGTGCCTGAATGCCACCCCGTTGCATGAGCCTCATTGAAGTAGTTGGCGCCCGATATCGAGCCTATGAGATCCTCGAATGTGCCTTCACGCAGGACCGCGCCGAACTCGGCCCCTGTAGACAGCACCTGAATCTCCAGATCAATGCCAAGCTCGCTCCAGTATGCAGCCGCCAATTCAAAGTAGCTGAGAACAGAATTTGCGTGAAGGACAACGGAGGTCTTGAATCTCGTGCCGTCGGCGCCGCGCGGGTAGCCGGCCTCATCGAGGAGCTTCTCGGCACCTTCGGGATCGTACCTGTGGCCCCTCTTCACCTCGTCCGGCCACTCCTCGAACGGGACGAAGAGCCCCTTCTGAGCTGTTCCGACCTTCCCATGAGGCGTGATATCTCCCCTCCCTCCGAGGTAGGTTTCGTTGATCGTCTCCATGTCCAGCGCCATCTGCAGTGCCTTGCGCACCCTGATGTCGTCGTACGGCGGGTTGCTGGTGTTGAACCCGAAAGCGAACTCGGACCGTACATAGTACGGCCACTGCGTAATTTCGGGGTTGCTCTTGGCGAGACTCTCCGCCAAGTCTATGGTCCGCAATTGGGCTTCACCTGCATACCCCCTGTAGTCGAGCTTGCCGGAGCGCAGTGCCGCCGTACGGGTAGCCTCTTCTCGCATGATCAGCGCCACCAGCTCGTCAATGTAGGGCAGGCGGTTGTCCGGGTACTTTTCGTCGAAGCCCCAGTAGTTGGGATTCTTGAGCCAGGTGACGGACGATCCTTCGACATAGTCGGTCAGCATGAACGGCCCCGTGCCGACCAGGTTCCTCCAGTCGTTGATGTTGCCGTGTTCCTCGATCACCTCCGGTGGATGGATGTCGAACGTGTACCACTGGAGGAGCGTAAACAGCGCAACAGGGTTGGGCTGCGCCAGCTCGATAACGACCGTCCATTGGTCGGTGGCCGTTACCGATTCGACTCCCACTGCGCCCAGCGGGCCCGCTCCCGGGGCAACCTCCGTAAAGCCGCTGCCCAGGCCGAGATAGCGGTGATAGTTGTATGCGATGTCATCGGCAGTCAGCTCGCGACCGTTCATCGGCGGCTTGTCATGCCAGTGAACGCCCTGGCGGATGTTGAGAACGATGGTCGTGTCGTCGGGTGTTTCCCAGCTCTCCGCCAGCGATCCCGTGAGACTCCAGAGCGGCGTGTCGGAGCTGACCATGCTCCGGCCCCATTCGTCTGCCGGCAGAGCCCAGTTCGCTATCGATGGTTTCTCAAGCACGC
This window harbors:
- a CDS encoding ABC transporter substrate-binding protein: MNLPGIAHPFVVVLVFVLAATGVWASGESDQPAAAAEKEMVLDPRTGEMVEAPRYGGTLTYATVMPETGAADEALNGRSGLLLVQGVLEKPSIANWALPADEWGRSMVSSDTPLWSLTGSLAESWETPDDTTIVLNIRQGVHWHDKPPMNGRELTADDIAYNYHRYLGLGSGFTEVAPGAGPLGAVGVESVTATDQWTVVIELAQPNPVALFTLLQWYTFDIHPPEVIEEHGNINDWRNLVGTGPFMLTDYVEGSSVTWLKNPNYWGFDEKYPDNRLPYIDELVALIMREEATRTAALRSGKLDYRGYAGEAQLRTIDLAESLAKSNPEITQWPYYVRSEFAFGFNTSNPPYDDIRVRKALQMALDMETINETYLGGRGDITPHGKVGTAQKGLFVPFEEWPDEVKRGHRYDPEGAEKLLDEAGYPRGADGTRFKTSVVLHANSVLSYFELAAAYWSELGIDLEIQVLSTGAEFGAVLREGTFEDLIGSISGANYFNEAHATGWHSGTSGNAAVVSDPHMDAMIDALKASTSLDEYHGWFREIDMYALEQHWNIWGPVSPMYHVSQPWLKGYNGEATMGNWQMSDLYARVWIDQELKAELLN